A genomic stretch from Desulfolutivibrio sulfodismutans DSM 3696 includes:
- a CDS encoding acetate--CoA ligase family protein: MSEVAHLDALFHPQTVAVIGASEKPGKIGHTVVANMIEAGFSGRIIPVNPKADEILGLPVVKDVADLPDGLDLAVVTIPVAAVLPAMEILAAKQLKSAIVITAGFKEVGGEGYYLEKKLADLCRESGIALIGPNCLGVISTPSQVNASFAAGQPGAGKIAFFSQSGALCVAILDWALGENIGFSRFVSLGNKALLSEAHMLAFLRDDPHTNVILGYIENVEHGADFMREAAAVTREKPVIMIKSGTTAAGAKAASSHTGAIAGSDQAYTAAFKKTGIIRAGDVETLFNLAQAFSTQPLPEGPGLVLVTNSGGPGILAADACEKSTLSMARLSLSTVERLKAFLPAYASLYNPVDLIGDADAERYRKTLAVVLDDPNVHAVLVLLCPTSSAQIEETAQAIIDNAATSSKPIFACYMGGVRVEPGRRMLLAAGIPCYAFPEPAISSIEAMHGYNQWKKTPDPHFPAIFGNTEEAAKVLAAVRDRGDVEVVEFQAQEVLRAYNLPTPKTILARSSIEAVAAAEKIGYPVVLKIASPQISHKSDVGGVRVNLGDETAVKNAFLDITARTQRLRPDAYIAGCLVQEMAPKGAREVIIGFKRDDQFGPLLMFGLGGIYVEILKDISFRLAPLSVEDARNIIREIKSYMLLKGVRGEPPVNFAAIEGILLSMSRIATDFPEVYEAEFNPVLVNNEKALVADVRLTLKA; the protein is encoded by the coding sequence GTGAGCGAAGTGGCGCATTTGGACGCTCTTTTTCACCCCCAGACCGTGGCCGTGATCGGGGCCTCGGAAAAACCCGGCAAGATCGGCCACACCGTGGTGGCCAACATGATCGAGGCCGGATTTTCCGGGCGCATCATTCCGGTCAACCCCAAGGCCGACGAGATACTGGGGCTGCCCGTGGTCAAGGACGTGGCCGACCTGCCCGACGGGCTGGATCTGGCCGTGGTCACCATCCCCGTGGCGGCGGTCTTGCCCGCCATGGAGATCCTGGCCGCAAAACAACTCAAATCGGCCATCGTCATCACCGCCGGGTTCAAAGAGGTGGGCGGCGAGGGCTACTACCTGGAAAAAAAGCTGGCCGACCTGTGCCGGGAAAGCGGCATCGCGCTGATCGGCCCCAACTGCCTGGGCGTGATCAGCACCCCAAGCCAGGTCAACGCCTCCTTTGCCGCCGGACAGCCCGGGGCCGGGAAGATCGCCTTTTTCTCCCAATCCGGGGCGCTGTGCGTGGCCATTCTGGACTGGGCCCTTGGGGAGAACATCGGCTTTTCGCGGTTTGTCAGCCTGGGCAACAAGGCCCTTTTGAGCGAGGCCCACATGCTGGCGTTTTTGCGCGACGACCCGCACACCAACGTCATCCTGGGCTACATCGAAAACGTGGAGCACGGGGCGGATTTTATGCGCGAGGCGGCCGCCGTGACGCGCGAAAAGCCGGTGATCATGATCAAGTCCGGCACCACGGCCGCAGGGGCCAAGGCCGCCTCCTCCCACACCGGGGCCATCGCCGGGTCGGACCAGGCCTACACCGCCGCCTTCAAAAAAACCGGCATCATCCGGGCCGGGGACGTGGAGACGCTTTTTAACCTGGCCCAGGCCTTCTCCACCCAACCCCTGCCCGAGGGGCCGGGGCTGGTTCTGGTCACCAACTCCGGCGGTCCCGGCATCCTGGCCGCCGACGCCTGCGAAAAATCCACCCTGTCCATGGCCCGCTTGAGCCTCTCCACCGTGGAGCGCCTCAAGGCCTTTCTTCCGGCCTACGCCTCCCTCTACAACCCCGTGGACCTCATCGGCGACGCCGACGCCGAACGCTACCGCAAGACCCTGGCGGTGGTGCTCGACGATCCCAACGTCCATGCCGTGCTGGTCCTTTTGTGCCCCACCTCCTCGGCCCAGATCGAAGAGACGGCCCAGGCCATCATCGACAACGCCGCCACATCCTCCAAACCCATCTTCGCCTGCTACATGGGCGGGGTGCGGGTAGAGCCGGGCCGCAGGATGCTGCTCGCCGCCGGAATCCCCTGCTATGCCTTTCCGGAACCGGCCATCAGCAGCATTGAGGCCATGCACGGCTACAACCAGTGGAAGAAAACCCCCGACCCGCACTTTCCGGCCATCTTCGGCAACACCGAGGAGGCCGCCAAGGTGCTCGCCGCCGTACGCGACCGGGGCGACGTGGAGGTGGTGGAGTTCCAGGCCCAGGAAGTCCTTCGGGCCTATAACCTGCCCACCCCGAAGACCATCCTGGCCCGCTCCAGCATAGAGGCCGTGGCTGCGGCCGAGAAGATCGGCTACCCCGTGGTCTTAAAAATCGCCTCGCCCCAGATCTCCCACAAGTCCGACGTGGGCGGGGTCAGGGTCAACCTGGGCGACGAGACTGCGGTCAAAAACGCCTTCCTGGACATCACCGCCCGCACCCAGCGCCTGCGCCCCGACGCCTACATCGCCGGCTGCCTGGTGCAGGAAATGGCCCCCAAGGGCGCCCGCGAGGTGATCATCGGGTTTAAGCGCGACGACCAGTTCGGGCCGCTGCTCATGTTCGGCCTGGGCGGCATCTACGTGGAAATCTTAAAAGACATCTCCTTCCGTCTGGCCCCCTTAAGCGTGGAGGACGCCCGAAACATCATCCGGGAAATCAAGTCCTACATGCTGCTCAAGGGCGTGCGCGGCGAGCCTCCGGTCAACTTTGCGGCCATTGAGGGCATCCTCTTAAGCATGTCCCGCATCGCCACGGATTTCCCGGAGGTCTACGAAGCGGAGTTCAACCCCGTTTTGGTCAACAACGAAAAGGCCCTGGTGGCGGACGTGCGCCTCACCCTGAAGGCCTAG
- a CDS encoding type II toxin-antitoxin system YafQ family toxin, which yields MRFQFTRRFEQSFKKAHKRGKDIGKLEHIMDCIIQGQPLPPRCRDHLLEGNFKGVRECHVEPDWLLLYFQDADRIVFVDTGTHADLFR from the coding sequence ATGCGCTTCCAATTCACCAGAAGGTTTGAACAAAGTTTCAAGAAAGCGCACAAAAGAGGAAAAGACATCGGAAAGCTAGAGCACATCATGGACTGCATCATCCAGGGCCAGCCGCTTCCGCCGCGCTGTCGCGACCACCTGCTTGAAGGCAACTTCAAGGGCGTACGGGAATGCCACGTCGAGCCGGACTGGCTGCTGCTGTATTTCCAGGACGCAGACCGGATCGTCTTTGTGGACACAGGGACACATGCCGACCTGTTTCGCTAG
- a CDS encoding LutC/YkgG family protein yields MDAPADLTQLFKTKAELVSAVTVTADSMANALAYVVEACEKKDACKLLLSGCEADLSAPAADLCQTVTQKTIAAPDLSDADFAALGNLCEEKGFRLIREGLRNHLGGIDVAVTMADAGIAETGTLVLRSRDEELRIATMVAEVHVALLPVSAIRAASTDVAPLLQEWMRDPPDYTSFITGASRTADIERVLALGVHGPLELHIVFLTEA; encoded by the coding sequence ATGGACGCCCCCGCCGATCTGACCCAGCTTTTCAAGACCAAGGCCGAACTCGTCTCCGCCGTCACCGTCACGGCCGACAGCATGGCGAATGCCCTGGCCTACGTGGTAGAGGCCTGCGAGAAAAAGGACGCCTGCAAGCTCCTCCTTTCAGGCTGTGAGGCGGACCTGTCCGCCCCGGCCGCCGACCTGTGCCAGACCGTCACCCAAAAAACCATCGCCGCCCCGGACCTCTCGGACGCAGACTTCGCCGCCCTGGGGAACCTGTGCGAGGAAAAAGGCTTTCGGCTCATCCGCGAAGGCCTGCGCAACCACCTGGGCGGCATCGACGTGGCCGTGACCATGGCCGACGCCGGGATCGCCGAGACCGGCACCCTGGTTCTGCGCTCCCGGGACGAGGAACTGCGCATCGCCACCATGGTGGCCGAGGTGCATGTGGCGCTTCTGCCCGTATCCGCCATCCGGGCCGCCTCAACGGACGTGGCGCCCCTTCTGCAGGAATGGATGCGCGACCCGCCGGACTACACCTCGTTTATCACCGGGGCCTCCCGCACCGCCGACATCGAACGCGTCCTGGCCCTTGGCGTCCACGGGCCCCTGGAACTGCACATCGTCTTTCTCACGGAGGCCTAA
- a CDS encoding phosphotransacetylase family protein, producing MTGLYIGSTSGYCGKNLLALALCLRFREDGLRVGYMKPVGAMPRLVDGELGDDDALFINGVLGLGASPADMTPVPVTKDFLMKAFAGECGVLMPSITAAYHKLAADKDVMIVGGSGSYLYSGTYCGVDGVSVARSLGAKTILVDRFRSELNYDYLAAAKHAAGDDLAGVILNDVPEHFRAEVDELIKPFLARRGIDVLGVIPHDPVMSGMRAGDLAERLGGRLVTMSAGVHNLVVNFLIGAMNVENFLAFFRKRKDVAVICGGDRSDLQLVALEGGAAALVLTGNLYPNDIILTKAEAVGVPVILARDDTFSVAKKMETLLFSEKLRDPTRVGHGARLISQALDYAALKAKLGLA from the coding sequence ATGACTGGTCTCTATATCGGCTCCACTTCCGGCTACTGCGGGAAAAATCTGTTGGCCTTGGCGCTGTGCCTGCGGTTTCGCGAAGACGGCCTGCGGGTGGGCTACATGAAGCCCGTGGGGGCCATGCCCCGGCTCGTGGACGGCGAACTGGGCGATGACGACGCCCTGTTCATCAACGGCGTGCTCGGCCTCGGGGCCTCGCCTGCGGACATGACCCCGGTTCCCGTGACCAAGGACTTCCTCATGAAGGCCTTCGCCGGGGAGTGCGGCGTGCTTATGCCCTCCATCACCGCCGCCTACCACAAGCTTGCCGCCGACAAGGACGTGATGATCGTGGGCGGTTCCGGCAGCTACCTGTATTCCGGCACCTATTGCGGCGTGGACGGCGTGTCCGTGGCCCGCTCCCTCGGGGCCAAGACGATCCTCGTGGACCGCTTCCGCAGCGAACTCAACTACGACTATCTGGCGGCGGCCAAACACGCCGCAGGCGACGATCTGGCCGGCGTCATCTTAAACGACGTGCCCGAGCATTTCCGGGCCGAGGTGGACGAACTGATCAAGCCGTTTCTGGCCCGCCGGGGCATCGACGTCTTGGGAGTGATCCCCCACGACCCGGTCATGAGCGGCATGCGGGCCGGGGATCTGGCCGAGCGCCTGGGCGGGCGGCTGGTGACCATGTCCGCCGGGGTGCACAATCTGGTGGTGAATTTCCTCATCGGGGCCATGAACGTGGAAAACTTCCTGGCCTTTTTCCGCAAACGCAAGGACGTGGCCGTGATCTGCGGCGGCGACCGTTCCGACCTTCAGCTTGTGGCCCTGGAAGGGGGCGCTGCGGCCCTGGTTCTCACCGGCAACCTCTACCCCAACGACATCATCCTGACCAAGGCCGAGGCCGTGGGCGTGCCGGTGATCCTGGCCCGGGACGACACCTTCAGCGTGGCCAAGAAAATGGAGACGCTCCTTTTCAGCGAAAAGCTGCGCGACCCCACCCGGGTCGGCCACGGGGCCAGGCTCATCAGCCAGGCCCTGGACTATGCGGCGCTGAAGGCCAAGCTCGGGTTGGCCTAG
- a CDS encoding L-lactate permease, translated as MTWVQQYQPLGSYLLSALAAGIPLYILFYMLAVKRAAGHKAAFLGTLAAVILAIAAWGMPVGLAVNATLYGAAFGLFPIVWIVVTAIWIYNMTVESGEFDIIKNSLARITDDRRLQAIFIAFAFGSFIEGTAGFGTPVAITAAMLVGLGFNPLYAAGICLIANTAPVAFGAIGIPIVVAAQVTDLDLMRLSQIVGRQLPLLSVIVPLWLSVTMCGFKRSMEVLPAIIVSGVCFAGSQFIVSNFVGPYLPDIISAIVTIVGLGLFLRVWKPKNVWHFPDEPPPDAKLMATKFTAGEVLRAWTPYIILAVMVFLWGLDSVKAILAPVSLKFSWPGLHNLVIKTAPIVAKDTPYGAVYTLNFLSAAGTAILISGLISVLFIPNYGYGKAMACLKRTIIQLRYPILTISMILGLAYIMNFSGMSSSMGLAFTATGALFPFFAPILGWLGVFLTGSDTSSNALFGALQKTTAQQIGVDPALTVAANSSGGVTGKMISPQSISVATAASNMVGREGDIFRFTLKHSIAMLLVISVLTLLQAYTLKWMLP; from the coding sequence ATGACCTGGGTGCAGCAATACCAACCCCTGGGGAGCTACCTGCTCTCGGCCCTCGCGGCGGGCATTCCCCTGTACATCCTGTTCTACATGCTGGCCGTGAAACGCGCCGCCGGACACAAGGCCGCCTTCCTGGGCACGCTGGCCGCCGTCATCCTGGCCATCGCCGCCTGGGGCATGCCCGTGGGGCTGGCCGTCAACGCCACCCTCTACGGCGCGGCCTTCGGCCTGTTTCCCATCGTATGGATCGTGGTTACGGCCATCTGGATCTACAACATGACCGTGGAATCAGGGGAGTTCGACATCATCAAGAACTCGCTCGCCCGCATCACCGACGACCGCAGGCTCCAGGCCATCTTCATCGCCTTCGCCTTCGGCTCGTTCATCGAAGGCACGGCCGGGTTCGGCACCCCCGTGGCCATCACCGCCGCCATGCTGGTGGGCCTGGGGTTCAACCCCCTGTACGCCGCAGGCATCTGCCTCATCGCCAACACCGCGCCCGTGGCCTTCGGGGCCATCGGCATCCCCATCGTGGTCGCGGCCCAGGTCACGGATCTCGACCTCATGCGCCTGAGCCAGATCGTGGGCCGTCAGTTGCCCCTTTTGTCGGTCATCGTGCCGCTTTGGCTGTCCGTGACCATGTGCGGCTTCAAACGCTCCATGGAAGTCCTGCCGGCCATCATCGTCTCGGGCGTGTGCTTCGCCGGTTCCCAGTTCATCGTCTCCAACTTCGTCGGCCCCTACCTGCCGGACATCATCTCGGCCATCGTGACCATCGTCGGCCTGGGACTTTTCCTGCGCGTGTGGAAGCCCAAAAACGTTTGGCACTTCCCGGACGAGCCGCCGCCCGACGCCAAGCTCATGGCCACCAAGTTCACCGCCGGGGAAGTCCTGCGGGCCTGGACGCCGTACATCATCCTGGCCGTCATGGTCTTTTTGTGGGGCCTTGATTCGGTCAAGGCCATCCTTGCTCCCGTAAGCCTCAAGTTCTCCTGGCCGGGGCTGCACAACCTGGTCATCAAGACCGCCCCCATCGTGGCCAAGGACACCCCTTACGGCGCGGTCTACACCTTGAACTTCCTGTCCGCCGCCGGGACCGCCATCCTCATCTCCGGGCTCATCTCGGTGCTGTTCATCCCCAACTACGGCTACGGCAAGGCCATGGCCTGCCTCAAGCGCACCATCATCCAGTTGCGCTACCCCATCCTGACCATCTCCATGATCCTGGGCCTGGCCTACATCATGAACTTCTCGGGCATGAGCTCCTCCATGGGGTTGGCGTTCACCGCCACGGGCGCGCTGTTCCCGTTCTTCGCCCCCATCCTTGGCTGGCTGGGCGTGTTCCTGACCGGCTCGGACACCTCGTCCAACGCGCTGTTCGGCGCGCTGCAAAAGACCACCGCCCAGCAGATCGGTGTGGACCCGGCCCTGACCGTGGCCGCCAACTCCTCGGGCGGCGTCACCGGCAAGATGATCTCACCCCAGTCCATCTCCGTGGCCACCGCGGCCTCGAACATGGTGGGCCGCGAGGGCGACATCTTCCGCTTCACGCTTAAGCACTCCATCGCCATGCTCCTGGTGATCTCGGTTCTGACCCTGCTTCAGGCCTATACGCTGAAGTGGATGCTGCCCTAG
- the ldhH gene encoding L-lactate dehydrogenase (quinone) large subunit LdhH, protein MQTAKDIKGYRQELREALSNEFQRTAMDNFAMFYRGARARAFAGMDLPGMIADVAAAKDAAMAHLDQLLAEFTANAQKAGITVHVAATGDEANAMIADIARAEGVKKIVKSKSMTAEETLLNHRLEADGYEVTETDLGEWIIQLRHEGPTHMVMPAIHLSRAQVADLFTTVTGQKQDVDIPKLVKVARRELRRKFVEADMGISGANFALADTGTIGMITNEGNGRLVTTLPRVHVALIGLDKLVPSLSDALKIIKVLPRNATAQAISSYVTWITGPNACAAAPNGKKSMHIVFLDNGRRRLAADPVFSQALRCVRCGACANVCPIYRQVGGHTYGHIYIGAVGLVLTYFYHGRDKAKNLVQNCLNCGACKAACVAGIDLPYLIKEVHARILAEEGRPFQNTALSLAMRNRTVFHGALRAASLLQKPVTGGTPYLRHLPMFFAKDQEFRALPAIAAKPLRDRWADIKPRPATSTIKAALFSGCVQDFVYPEQAEAAVSLFHGRDADLAYPMDQTCCGLPALMMGEKKTAKDVALQNITAFDDCNCDYILTLCASCASHLKKGYPRLLADNPVHAQAAERFAAKIMDFATFARDILKFAPADFTGPATKTALHAPCHLCRGLGVTEAPRDMLKIAGLDYAPYDEEDVCCGFGGTFSLKFPELSAEILKKKLHNVAATGATLLVTDCPGCVMQLRGGADNLKMNITVKHSAEVLAERLKK, encoded by the coding sequence ATGCAGACCGCCAAAGACATCAAAGGCTACCGTCAGGAGCTTCGCGAGGCGCTCTCCAACGAATTTCAACGCACGGCCATGGACAACTTCGCCATGTTCTACCGGGGGGCCCGGGCCCGGGCCTTCGCCGGGATGGACCTGCCGGGCATGATCGCCGATGTGGCCGCCGCCAAGGACGCGGCCATGGCCCATCTGGACCAGCTTTTGGCCGAGTTCACGGCCAACGCCCAAAAGGCCGGGATCACCGTGCATGTGGCCGCCACGGGTGACGAGGCCAACGCGATGATCGCCGACATCGCCCGGGCCGAGGGCGTCAAAAAGATCGTCAAATCCAAGTCCATGACCGCCGAGGAGACGCTTTTAAACCACCGCCTGGAGGCCGACGGATACGAGGTCACCGAAACGGACCTGGGCGAATGGATCATCCAGCTTCGCCACGAAGGCCCCACCCATATGGTCATGCCCGCCATCCACCTGTCCCGGGCCCAGGTGGCCGACCTGTTCACCACCGTCACCGGCCAGAAACAGGACGTGGACATCCCAAAGCTCGTCAAGGTGGCCCGGCGCGAACTGCGCCGCAAATTCGTGGAAGCCGACATGGGCATCTCCGGGGCCAACTTCGCCCTGGCCGACACCGGAACCATCGGCATGATCACCAACGAAGGCAACGGCCGTCTGGTCACCACCCTGCCCCGGGTCCACGTGGCCCTTATCGGCCTGGACAAGCTCGTGCCCTCCCTTTCCGACGCCCTGAAAATCATCAAAGTCCTGCCCCGAAACGCCACGGCCCAGGCCATCTCCTCCTACGTCACCTGGATCACCGGCCCAAACGCCTGCGCCGCCGCGCCAAACGGCAAAAAGTCCATGCACATCGTCTTTCTGGACAACGGACGCCGCCGCCTCGCCGCCGATCCGGTTTTCTCCCAGGCCCTTCGCTGCGTGCGCTGCGGGGCCTGCGCCAACGTCTGTCCCATCTACCGCCAGGTGGGAGGACACACCTACGGCCACATCTACATCGGGGCCGTGGGACTGGTCCTGACCTATTTCTACCACGGCCGGGACAAGGCCAAGAACCTGGTCCAGAACTGTCTCAACTGCGGGGCCTGCAAGGCCGCCTGCGTGGCCGGGATCGACCTGCCCTACCTCATAAAAGAGGTCCACGCCCGCATCCTGGCCGAGGAGGGCCGCCCCTTCCAGAACACCGCCCTGTCCCTGGCCATGCGCAACCGAACCGTTTTCCACGGCGCGCTTCGGGCCGCGAGCCTCCTGCAAAAGCCCGTCACCGGCGGCACGCCCTACCTGCGCCATCTGCCCATGTTTTTCGCCAAGGACCAGGAGTTCCGCGCCCTTCCGGCCATCGCCGCCAAACCGCTGCGCGACCGCTGGGCCGACATCAAGCCCCGCCCCGCCACCTCCACCATCAAGGCCGCGCTGTTCTCCGGCTGCGTCCAGGACTTCGTCTACCCCGAACAGGCCGAGGCCGCCGTGTCGCTGTTCCACGGCCGCGACGCCGATCTCGCCTATCCCATGGACCAGACCTGCTGTGGTCTGCCCGCGCTCATGATGGGCGAGAAAAAGACCGCCAAGGATGTGGCCCTGCAAAACATCACCGCCTTCGACGACTGCAACTGCGACTACATCCTGACGCTTTGCGCCTCCTGCGCCTCGCACCTCAAAAAAGGCTACCCGCGCCTTTTGGCCGACAATCCGGTCCACGCCCAGGCCGCCGAACGCTTCGCCGCCAAGATTATGGATTTTGCCACCTTCGCCCGCGACATCCTCAAGTTCGCGCCCGCCGACTTCACCGGCCCGGCCACAAAAACCGCTCTGCACGCCCCCTGCCACCTGTGCCGGGGTCTGGGCGTCACCGAGGCGCCGCGCGACATGCTCAAAATCGCCGGGCTCGACTACGCCCCCTACGACGAGGAAGACGTGTGCTGCGGCTTCGGCGGCACCTTCTCGCTGAAGTTCCCCGAGCTGTCGGCCGAGATCCTCAAGAAAAAGCTGCATAACGTCGCCGCCACCGGCGCCACGCTCCTCGTCACCGACTGCCCCGGCTGCGTCATGCAACTGCGCGGCGGCGCGGACAACCTGAAGATGAATATCACGGTCAAGCATAGCGCCGAGGTGCTGGCCGAGAGGCTGAAGAAGTAA
- a CDS encoding FAD-binding oxidoreductase — MTTHALIKDFQEALGKDNVLGAEADRYAYSYDSAVLEPAVPGVVVRPTDVAGLGKVVKLCNDAGAPLTVRGSGTNLSGGTIPKTGGVVVLTGALNKILEINTEDLYARVEPGVITAKFAAAVQAKGLFYPPDPGSQAVSTLGGNVAENAGGLRGLKYGVTKDYVMGVHFFDTDGELIKAGGRTVKCVTGLNLTGLMVGSEGTLGVLSEIFLKLVPPPAAAKAMMAIFDDVEAASQTVSAIIAAKIVPATLEFLDNFTIRTVEDFSHAGLPIDAKALLLIEVDGHPAMVAEDAAKVEELCRAHGAKRIQVAKDAAERNKVWEARRAALSALARVAPTTVLEDATVPRSQIPAMIKALDGIAAKYKLTIGTFGHAGDGNLHPTILTDKRNAEEWRRVEDAVDEIFDVALALGGTLSGEHGIGLAKAKYLEKETTRGTILYSRRLKKALDPKGILNPGKIMGE; from the coding sequence ATGACCACACACGCCCTTATCAAGGATTTCCAGGAGGCCCTGGGCAAGGACAACGTGCTTGGCGCCGAGGCCGACCGCTACGCCTATTCCTACGATTCCGCCGTGCTCGAACCGGCCGTGCCCGGGGTCGTGGTCCGTCCCACGGACGTGGCGGGCCTGGGCAAGGTCGTCAAGCTGTGTAACGACGCCGGGGCGCCGCTGACCGTGCGCGGTTCGGGCACCAATCTCTCCGGGGGGACCATCCCCAAGACCGGCGGGGTGGTCGTGCTCACCGGCGCGCTCAATAAAATTCTCGAAATCAATACCGAAGACCTCTACGCCCGGGTCGAACCGGGCGTCATCACCGCCAAGTTCGCGGCCGCCGTCCAGGCCAAGGGGCTTTTTTATCCCCCCGATCCGGGCAGCCAGGCCGTGTCCACCCTGGGCGGCAACGTGGCCGAGAACGCCGGGGGCCTGCGTGGCCTGAAATACGGCGTGACCAAGGACTACGTCATGGGGGTCCACTTTTTCGACACCGACGGCGAACTGATCAAGGCCGGGGGGCGCACGGTCAAGTGCGTCACGGGACTAAACCTCACCGGGCTCATGGTCGGGTCGGAAGGGACGCTTGGGGTTTTAAGCGAGATTTTTCTGAAGCTTGTGCCGCCGCCCGCCGCCGCCAAGGCCATGATGGCCATCTTCGACGACGTGGAGGCCGCCTCCCAGACCGTCTCGGCCATCATCGCCGCCAAGATCGTGCCCGCCACCCTGGAATTTCTGGACAACTTCACCATCCGCACCGTGGAGGACTTCAGCCACGCCGGGCTGCCCATTGACGCCAAGGCGCTCCTTCTCATCGAGGTGGACGGGCATCCGGCCATGGTGGCCGAGGACGCGGCCAAGGTGGAGGAGCTGTGTCGCGCGCACGGGGCAAAGCGCATCCAGGTGGCCAAGGACGCCGCCGAGCGCAACAAGGTCTGGGAGGCCCGCCGGGCAGCCCTTTCGGCCCTGGCCCGGGTGGCTCCCACCACGGTGCTCGAAGACGCCACCGTGCCGCGCAGCCAGATCCCGGCCATGATCAAGGCCCTGGACGGCATCGCGGCCAAATACAAACTGACCATCGGCACCTTCGGGCACGCCGGGGACGGCAACCTGCACCCCACCATCCTGACCGACAAACGCAACGCCGAGGAGTGGCGCCGGGTGGAGGACGCCGTGGACGAGATCTTCGACGTGGCCCTGGCCCTTGGCGGCACCCTCTCGGGCGAGCACGGCATCGGCCTGGCCAAGGCCAAGTACCTGGAGAAGGAAACCACCCGGGGCACCATCCTGTATTCGCGCCGCCTGAAAAAGGCCCTCGATCCCAAGGGCATTCTCAATCCCGGCAAGATCATGGGGGAATGA
- a CDS encoding (Fe-S)-binding protein: MGDVKELLRLLSEIDDSLVSCMRCGMCQAVCPVYAETGLEAHVARGKIALLEGLSHEALKDPQAVMDRLDMCLLCGSCAAGCPSGVKVLDIFLKAKAFLAGYLGLPPAQKAILRGLLAHRKVFDSVMTVASKLQGLVTKPANEVIGSSCAVFGASLLGGRHFMPLADTAFHKTMAAKSLPAKNGQPTVAFFYGCMVDRMYPRIGQAVMKVLAHHGAGAFVPDAQVCCGIPALSAGDLQTFEKLVKENIAVFADQPFDVLITPCATCTSTIKKIWPEMCDGLPGATRAAVKELAAKTMDVNEFLVKNLGVAASATPSRDARTKVTVHDPCHLKKSLGVFAEPRAVIAANPGMEIVEMAAPDACCGCGGSFTLKHYDIAGRIGKRKRDDVVSTNASVVAAGCPACLLQISDMLSKSGDAVAVMHPVEIYAQTLDEARPGTGGNTP; this comes from the coding sequence ATGGGCGACGTCAAAGAACTCCTGCGACTCTTAAGCGAGATCGACGACTCCCTGGTGTCCTGCATGCGATGCGGCATGTGCCAGGCCGTGTGCCCGGTCTATGCCGAAACGGGGCTTGAGGCCCATGTGGCCCGGGGCAAGATCGCCCTCCTGGAGGGCCTGTCCCACGAGGCCCTCAAAGACCCCCAGGCGGTCATGGACCGGCTGGACATGTGTCTTTTGTGCGGCTCCTGCGCCGCAGGCTGCCCAAGCGGCGTCAAGGTTCTGGACATCTTCCTCAAGGCCAAGGCCTTTTTGGCCGGATACCTGGGCCTGCCCCCGGCCCAGAAGGCGATTTTGCGCGGGCTTCTGGCCCACCGCAAGGTCTTCGATTCCGTTATGACCGTGGCCTCGAAGCTTCAGGGGCTGGTGACCAAACCGGCCAACGAGGTCATCGGCTCCTCCTGCGCCGTCTTCGGCGCAAGCCTGCTCGGCGGACGGCACTTCATGCCCCTGGCGGACACAGCCTTCCACAAGACCATGGCCGCCAAAAGCCTGCCCGCCAAAAACGGCCAGCCCACCGTGGCCTTTTTCTACGGCTGCATGGTGGACCGCATGTACCCGCGCATCGGCCAGGCGGTCATGAAGGTGCTGGCCCACCACGGGGCCGGGGCCTTCGTTCCGGACGCCCAGGTCTGTTGCGGCATTCCGGCCCTGTCCGCAGGGGATCTCCAGACCTTCGAAAAGCTGGTGAAGGAAAACATCGCCGTCTTCGCCGACCAGCCCTTCGACGTGCTCATCACCCCCTGCGCCACCTGCACCTCCACGATAAAAAAAATCTGGCCCGAGATGTGCGACGGCCTGCCCGGCGCGACCCGGGCCGCCGTCAAGGAACTGGCCGCCAAAACCATGGACGTCAACGAATTCCTGGTGAAAAACCTGGGGGTTGCGGCCTCCGCGACACCTTCCCGGGACGCCAGGACCAAGGTCACGGTGCACGACCCCTGCCACCTCAAAAAGTCCCTGGGGGTCTTTGCCGAACCCCGGGCCGTCATCGCCGCCAATCCGGGCATGGAGATCGTGGAGATGGCCGCCCCGGACGCCTGCTGCGGTTGCGGCGGTAGCTTTACGCTCAAACACTATGATATCGCCGGGCGTATCGGGAAACGCAAACGCGACGACGTGGTCTCCACCAACGCCTCGGTGGTGGCCGCCGGGTGTCCGGCCTGTCTGCTCCAGATAAGCGACATGCTGTCCAAATCCGGCGACGCCGTGGCCGTCATGCATCCCGTGGAAATCTACGCGCAGACCCTGGATGAAGCTCGTCCGGGGACGGGAGGAAACACGCCGTGA